From one Nocardioides sp. Kera G14 genomic stretch:
- a CDS encoding class I SAM-dependent methyltransferase, with protein sequence MSDAPDETEQEHYFSADPSVPFERIPVRAEVWDETLPLVSGSGVFAKGRLDIGTSVLFKETSPPALAAGQRVLDAGCGYGVIGLALARLLPEVEVVGVDVNERALLLANENAASLGLANYRAVLPDDPDAQGEWDEIWSNPPIRIGKPALHELLLTWLPRLTPDGRAVMVVGKNLGADSLQRWLGEQGLPTTRIGSAKGFRVLETRREA encoded by the coding sequence ATGAGTGACGCGCCTGACGAGACGGAGCAGGAGCACTACTTCTCCGCGGACCCGTCGGTGCCGTTCGAGCGCATCCCGGTCAGGGCCGAGGTATGGGACGAGACGCTGCCGTTGGTCAGTGGATCGGGCGTCTTCGCGAAGGGACGCCTGGACATCGGCACGTCGGTGCTCTTCAAGGAGACGTCGCCGCCAGCCCTCGCGGCCGGGCAGCGTGTGCTCGACGCCGGCTGCGGCTACGGCGTCATCGGACTCGCTCTCGCCCGGCTTCTACCCGAGGTGGAGGTGGTCGGCGTCGACGTCAACGAGCGCGCGCTCCTGCTCGCCAACGAGAACGCCGCGAGCCTCGGTCTGGCCAACTACCGCGCCGTCCTCCCCGACGACCCGGACGCGCAAGGGGAGTGGGACGAGATCTGGTCCAACCCGCCCATCAGGATCGGCAAGCCGGCTCTCCACGAACTGCTGCTGACCTGGCTCCCGCGTCTCACCCCCGACGGGCGTGCGGTCATGGTCGTCGGCAAGAACCTCGGCGCCGACTCACTCCAACGCTGGCTCGGTGAGCAGGGCCTCCCGACCACAAGGATCGGATCGGCCAAGGGCTTCCGGGTCCTCGAGACGCGCCGCGAGGCGTGA
- a CDS encoding M1 family metallopeptidase — protein MPLPTADPYLPGHGDRSWSARHYDLSLDYTVDENRLRGEARITGVALSDTSRIVVDLAGLAVAKLTMDGKQPKWAARGDRLVITPRSPLTEGAEFTLVLKYAGVPRPTIATHHGDAGWEELTDGVIVAGQPHGAPTWFPCNDRMDDKAAYRIEVTTQPGYTVVANGDLTARIRRGSGETWVYEQDEPMSPYLATVQIGRYELTALDPGEAGVPITIAAVPGADWRPAFGHQPQIMAAFSRLFGPYPFPTYTVVITDDELEIPLESQSLSTFGRNFLNADWRLNRLVAHELAHQWFGNTVTAASMQDIWLHEGFACYAEWLWSEEAGRETAQAWAERHHQKLSQLPQDLVLGDPGPADMFDDRVYKRGALLLHALRERIGDDVFFELLRAWVRRHRGSCVTTADFVALAEELSGTSLGTLFETWLQERSLPGLR, from the coding sequence ATGCCTCTCCCGACCGCTGACCCCTACCTGCCCGGCCACGGCGACAGGTCGTGGAGCGCGCGCCACTACGACCTCTCCCTCGACTACACGGTCGACGAGAACAGGCTGCGGGGCGAGGCGAGGATCACCGGCGTCGCCCTCTCCGACACCAGCAGGATCGTCGTCGACCTCGCCGGTCTCGCGGTCGCCAAACTGACGATGGACGGCAAACAGCCCAAGTGGGCCGCGCGCGGGGACCGCCTGGTCATCACCCCTCGCAGCCCGCTCACGGAGGGTGCGGAGTTCACCCTCGTCCTCAAGTACGCCGGCGTCCCGCGGCCCACGATCGCCACGCACCACGGCGATGCAGGCTGGGAGGAGCTCACCGACGGTGTGATCGTCGCCGGCCAGCCGCACGGTGCCCCCACGTGGTTCCCCTGCAACGACCGGATGGACGACAAGGCCGCCTACCGGATCGAGGTGACGACCCAGCCCGGCTACACCGTCGTAGCCAACGGCGACCTGACTGCTCGGATCCGGCGGGGGAGCGGCGAGACCTGGGTCTACGAGCAGGACGAGCCGATGTCGCCGTACCTCGCAACGGTGCAGATCGGGCGCTACGAGCTGACCGCGCTCGACCCCGGTGAGGCCGGTGTGCCGATCACCATCGCCGCGGTACCCGGCGCCGACTGGCGTCCGGCCTTCGGGCACCAGCCGCAGATCATGGCCGCCTTCAGCCGCCTCTTCGGGCCCTACCCCTTCCCGACGTACACCGTCGTCATCACCGACGACGAGCTCGAGATCCCGTTGGAGTCACAGAGCCTGTCGACGTTCGGCCGCAACTTCCTCAACGCCGACTGGCGGCTCAACCGCCTCGTCGCGCACGAGCTCGCCCACCAGTGGTTCGGTAACACGGTCACGGCCGCGTCCATGCAGGACATCTGGCTGCACGAGGGTTTCGCCTGTTACGCCGAGTGGCTCTGGTCCGAGGAGGCCGGTCGCGAGACCGCACAGGCCTGGGCGGAGCGCCACCACCAGAAGCTGAGCCAGCTCCCGCAGGACCTGGTCCTCGGAGACCCCGGACCGGCGGACATGTTCGACGACCGGGTCTACAAGCGTGGCGCCCTCCTGCTCCACGCCCTGCGTGAGCGCATAGGCGACGACGTCTTCTTCGAGCTCCTGCGTGCCTGGGTACGCCGACACCGCGGCTCCTGCGTCACGACGGCGGACTTCGTCGCCCTGGCCGAGGAGCTCTCGGGGACGTCGCTGGGCACGCTCTTCGAGACCTGGCTTCAGGAGCGTTCGCTGCCCGGTCTACGGTAG
- the rplQ gene encoding 50S ribosomal protein L17, producing the protein MPTPKKGARLGGSPAHQKLILSNLATALFEHGRITTTEAKARTLRPLAEKLITKAKKGDLHNRREVLKTIRDKSVVHTLFTEIAETFAERPGGYTRITKLGPRKGDNAPMAVIELVTEAYAPKAPTKKAAAEEPKAGPVAETPAEETPVEEAAAAADEVAEVEAVDGAEAAALADEAVAIAESTDQDAAAPAEQTTEPTEEA; encoded by the coding sequence ATGCCTACTCCCAAGAAGGGTGCCCGCCTCGGCGGCTCGCCCGCGCACCAGAAGCTGATCCTCTCGAACCTCGCCACGGCGCTGTTCGAGCACGGCCGCATCACCACGACCGAGGCCAAGGCCCGGACGCTGCGCCCGCTCGCGGAGAAGCTCATCACCAAGGCCAAGAAGGGCGACTTGCACAACCGTCGCGAGGTCCTCAAGACCATCCGCGACAAGTCGGTCGTGCACACGCTCTTCACCGAGATCGCGGAGACGTTCGCCGAGCGTCCGGGCGGCTACACCCGTATCACCAAGCTCGGTCCGCGCAAGGGCGACAACGCCCCCATGGCGGTCATCGAGCTCGTGACCGAGGCGTACGCCCCCAAGGCCCCGACCAAGAAGGCTGCTGCCGAGGAGCCCAAGGCTGGTCCGGTCGCCGAGACGCCGGCTGAGGAGACCCCCGTCGAGGAGGCCGCCGCGGCCGCCGATGAGGTCGCCGAGGTCGAGGCCGTCGACGGCGCCGAGGCTGCTGCCCTCGCCGACGAGGCCGTCGCGATCGCCGAGTCGACCGACCAGGACGCTGCGGCGCCTGCCGAGCAGACCACGGAGCCGACCGAGGAGGCCTGA
- a CDS encoding S1C family serine protease: MNEHQPDNEPTEQFYAGPSGPPPSGGQPNPTAPLWFGEPAPAPAPAARKSRRGGRLGLAAGAVATALIVGGGAGYGGAALFNDTHDDSTGGLFSSTGTSTKGTTTAAPSGSIQAVATKVLPSVVKIEVAGSQESGSGSGIILTADGTILTNNHVVEIAGTSGKIRVDFNDGTSADAKVLGTDSLTDTAVIKVDKSGLTPATIGSSNELAVGQSVVAIGSPFGLDSTVTSGIVSALNRPVNVGSDSDNNATVYPAIQTDAAINPGNSGGPLVNMDGQVIGINASIRTASDSTSVSGEAGSIGLGFAIPLDEVKPIIEQMIKGETPTHARLGITVHDVGVTTSDDDGSGQGDGQSDGQGDGQSDGGGFDPFGGSEGTQPSQPSEPQQSTEAFSSPGAQIQAVTSGSTAAKSGLKAGDIIMKVDSTQIVGSDSLVATIRAYRPGDKVELTYTRDDKEHTVSLTLDSDGGGTSKN, from the coding sequence ATGAACGAGCACCAACCCGACAACGAGCCCACCGAGCAGTTCTATGCCGGCCCGTCGGGGCCGCCGCCGAGCGGTGGCCAGCCGAATCCCACGGCTCCGCTCTGGTTCGGTGAGCCTGCTCCCGCGCCCGCGCCCGCGGCGCGCAAGTCCCGCCGCGGCGGTCGTCTCGGTCTCGCTGCGGGCGCCGTCGCCACGGCCCTGATCGTCGGTGGCGGTGCCGGATACGGCGGCGCGGCACTCTTCAACGACACCCACGACGACAGCACCGGTGGCCTCTTCTCCTCCACCGGTACGTCGACGAAGGGCACCACCACCGCCGCACCCTCGGGCAGCATCCAGGCGGTGGCCACGAAGGTGCTGCCGAGCGTCGTGAAGATCGAGGTTGCGGGCTCCCAGGAGTCCGGCTCCGGTTCGGGCATCATCCTCACCGCCGACGGCACCATCCTCACCAACAACCACGTGGTCGAGATCGCCGGGACCAGCGGGAAGATCCGAGTCGACTTCAACGACGGGACGTCGGCCGACGCGAAGGTCCTCGGCACCGACTCCCTCACCGACACCGCGGTCATCAAGGTCGACAAGTCGGGCCTGACGCCGGCGACCATCGGCTCCTCGAACGAGCTCGCCGTCGGCCAGAGCGTGGTCGCGATCGGCTCGCCCTTCGGCCTTGACTCCACCGTCACCTCGGGCATCGTGTCGGCCCTCAACCGTCCCGTGAACGTGGGCTCCGACTCGGATAACAATGCGACCGTCTACCCGGCGATCCAGACCGACGCGGCGATCAACCCCGGCAACTCCGGTGGCCCGCTCGTCAACATGGACGGACAGGTCATCGGCATCAACGCGTCGATCCGCACGGCGTCGGACTCCACGAGCGTCAGCGGCGAGGCCGGCTCCATCGGCCTCGGTTTCGCGATCCCGCTCGACGAGGTCAAGCCGATCATCGAGCAGATGATCAAGGGCGAGACGCCCACCCACGCACGACTCGGCATCACCGTCCACGACGTCGGCGTCACCACGTCGGACGACGACGGCAGCGGTCAGGGGGATGGCCAGAGCGACGGCCAGGGAGACGGTCAGAGCGACGGCGGCGGGTTCGACCCGTTCGGCGGGTCGGAGGGCACCCAGCCGTCACAGCCTTCCGAGCCCCAGCAGTCGACCGAGGCGTTCAGCAGTCCGGGCGCCCAGATCCAGGCCGTCACGAGCGGCTCGACCGCCGCGAAGAGCGGCCTCAAGGCCGGCGACATCATCATGAAGGTCGACTCGACCCAGATCGTCGGGAGCGACTCGCTCGTCGCCACCATCCGCGCCTACCGCCCCGGGGACAAGGTCGAGCTGACCTACACCCGCGACGACAAGGAGCACACCGTGTCCCTCACCCTCGACTCCGACGGTGGCGGCACGTCCAAGAACTGA
- a CDS encoding Pls/PosA family non-ribosomal peptide synthetase → MLPESPLLRSALAPVPRTLVEIFRETAAQAADEPALEAGNGVLTYAELEEAADELAAELAALGIGRGDKVGVRINSGTLELYVAILGILVAGAAYVPVDADDPDERAKLVFGEADVAAVIGNELVVDVRRQRDQREAEGPTPEDDCWVIFTSGSTGKPKGVAVTHRNGAAFVDAESRMFLQEAPIGVGDRVMAGLSVAFDASCEEIWLAWRYGACLVPAPRALVRSGVDVGPWLIANRITIVSTVPTLVALWPPESLVKVRLLITGGEAMPPELATRLQAPGREVWNTYGPTEATVVACGALVTGEGPIRIGLPLDGWDLEVVDPATGVPVADGQPGELIIGGVGLARYLDPVKDADKYAPMPTLGWERAYRSGDMVIRDPEGLLFGGRADDQIKLGGRRIELGEIDNALLNLDGVKGAAAAIRTTAAGNQLLVGYLAVDATFDQAASLARLRDEMPAALVPRLAILDDLPTRTSGKVDRDALPWPLPRAAGETDAGLEGTQTWLAELWLEILGAEVTAPTDDFFDLGGGSLTAAQLVSKLRERFPEVAMGDVYEQPTIGRLGEYLDQLTEAGPALDREVPAVPLKTRAAQVAATIGLRCLAAPRWMTWIALASTLAHHAWSDAFPELAWPVLVVAALLFLTPPGRMLTAVAVVRGVLAGVDPGDYPRGGKVHLRLWFAEHAVDELAAANLSGAPLMTWYARLLGCSVGKDVDLHSLPPVTGFLTLGSGASIEPEVDLSGHWIDGDTVHVGRIKVGAGARIGARSMLLPGSRIGAGAEIAPGSAVFGSVPEGEWWSGSPAVRGADQARGPWREREPRSRLWVAAYAVSALGLAALPLLAVLWATRMVLWAAGRPTDVDDTWRLLLWAPLGLVVGYVSLALFILLVVRTAGLWIRPGVHPVRSFVGLGVWTTIRVLDDARTWLFPLYASSLTPVWLRLLGARIGKDVEASTVLMIPSLTQVNDLAFLADDTLIGGYELGGGWIRVERVKIGKRAFVGNSGMAAPGRKVPKASLVAVLSAAPNRKHVTKGVSYLGSPPAPLRRTAEEQPSERTYRPTTVLRTARAVIELCRLIPAVIGIALYGVVVIDLLQLWSSTHWWVAVLLAGPTLWLAGIVGALIAVAAKWALVGRLKPGGHPLWSSFVWRNELADTFIEVVAAPWFANHVTGSPLLTTWFRALGAHIGKGVWCESYWLPETDLVTLGDGATVNAGTVVQTHLFHDRLLALDTVTLKRGATLGPNSVILPAATLGRHATVGPVSLVMRGESVPDKTAWIGNPIGPWAL, encoded by the coding sequence ATGCTCCCCGAAAGTCCGCTGCTTCGCTCTGCCCTCGCTCCGGTCCCGCGCACGCTGGTCGAGATCTTCCGCGAGACCGCGGCGCAGGCAGCCGACGAGCCGGCGCTCGAGGCGGGCAACGGCGTGCTCACCTATGCCGAGCTCGAGGAGGCCGCCGACGAGCTGGCGGCAGAGCTCGCGGCACTGGGTATCGGCCGAGGCGACAAGGTAGGGGTGCGGATCAACTCCGGCACCCTCGAGCTGTACGTCGCCATCCTGGGCATCCTCGTCGCCGGAGCCGCCTACGTCCCGGTCGACGCCGACGACCCGGACGAGCGGGCGAAGCTGGTCTTCGGCGAGGCCGACGTCGCGGCCGTCATCGGAAACGAGCTGGTGGTCGACGTACGTAGGCAGCGGGACCAGCGCGAGGCGGAGGGGCCGACGCCCGAGGACGACTGCTGGGTGATCTTCACCTCAGGGTCGACGGGCAAGCCGAAGGGCGTGGCGGTCACGCACCGCAACGGTGCGGCCTTCGTCGACGCCGAGTCCCGCATGTTCCTCCAGGAGGCGCCGATCGGTGTCGGTGACCGGGTGATGGCGGGCCTGAGCGTCGCCTTCGACGCGAGCTGCGAGGAGATCTGGCTCGCCTGGCGGTACGGCGCCTGCCTGGTGCCCGCCCCCCGCGCCCTCGTCCGCAGCGGAGTCGACGTCGGCCCGTGGCTGATCGCCAACCGGATCACCATCGTCTCCACGGTGCCGACCCTGGTGGCGCTCTGGCCCCCCGAGAGCCTGGTCAAGGTGCGGCTGCTGATCACCGGCGGCGAGGCCATGCCGCCGGAGCTCGCCACCCGCCTCCAGGCGCCCGGCCGCGAGGTCTGGAACACCTACGGGCCCACCGAGGCCACGGTCGTCGCCTGCGGGGCACTGGTCACGGGCGAGGGGCCGATCCGGATCGGGCTGCCTCTCGACGGCTGGGACCTCGAGGTCGTCGACCCGGCCACCGGCGTCCCGGTGGCCGACGGGCAACCTGGCGAGCTGATCATCGGGGGCGTCGGTCTCGCCCGCTACCTCGACCCGGTCAAGGACGCAGACAAGTACGCCCCGATGCCGACGCTCGGTTGGGAGCGTGCCTATCGCAGCGGCGACATGGTGATCCGTGACCCCGAGGGGCTCCTCTTCGGAGGCCGGGCAGACGACCAGATCAAGCTCGGCGGCCGCCGGATCGAGCTCGGCGAGATCGACAACGCGCTCCTCAACCTCGACGGCGTGAAGGGCGCGGCCGCCGCCATCCGCACGACAGCGGCGGGTAACCAGCTCCTCGTCGGCTACCTCGCGGTCGACGCCACCTTCGACCAGGCGGCCTCCCTGGCCCGGCTGCGCGACGAGATGCCGGCCGCCCTGGTGCCGCGTCTCGCGATCCTCGACGACCTCCCCACGCGGACCTCCGGCAAGGTCGACCGCGACGCGCTGCCGTGGCCGCTTCCGCGCGCCGCCGGTGAGACCGACGCCGGCCTGGAGGGCACCCAGACCTGGCTCGCCGAGCTCTGGCTGGAGATCCTCGGCGCCGAGGTGACCGCACCGACCGACGACTTCTTCGACCTCGGCGGCGGTTCGCTGACGGCGGCCCAGCTCGTCTCGAAGCTGCGTGAGCGCTTCCCCGAGGTCGCCATGGGCGACGTCTACGAGCAGCCCACCATCGGGCGGCTGGGGGAGTACCTCGACCAGCTCACCGAGGCCGGCCCGGCCCTCGACCGCGAGGTCCCGGCGGTCCCGCTCAAGACCCGCGCCGCCCAGGTCGCCGCCACGATCGGCCTGCGCTGCTTGGCCGCGCCGCGCTGGATGACCTGGATCGCCCTCGCCTCGACGCTCGCGCACCACGCGTGGAGCGACGCCTTCCCCGAGCTCGCATGGCCGGTCCTCGTGGTCGCGGCCCTGCTCTTCCTCACCCCGCCCGGGCGCATGCTCACCGCCGTGGCGGTCGTGCGCGGCGTACTCGCGGGCGTCGACCCCGGTGACTACCCGCGCGGTGGCAAGGTCCACCTGCGGCTGTGGTTCGCCGAGCACGCCGTCGACGAGCTGGCGGCAGCCAACCTCTCCGGCGCGCCGCTGATGACCTGGTATGCCCGGCTCCTCGGCTGCAGTGTCGGCAAGGACGTCGACCTGCACTCACTGCCGCCCGTGACCGGATTCCTGACCCTCGGCAGCGGGGCCTCGATCGAGCCCGAGGTCGACCTGTCGGGCCACTGGATCGACGGCGACACCGTCCACGTCGGAAGGATCAAGGTCGGAGCAGGCGCGCGCATCGGCGCCCGCTCGATGCTCCTCCCGGGCTCGAGGATCGGCGCCGGCGCCGAGATCGCGCCCGGGTCGGCCGTCTTCGGCTCCGTGCCGGAAGGGGAGTGGTGGTCCGGCTCGCCGGCCGTCCGCGGCGCCGACCAGGCCCGCGGCCCCTGGCGCGAGCGCGAGCCCCGCAGCCGCCTCTGGGTCGCCGCGTACGCCGTCAGCGCGCTCGGCCTCGCCGCCCTCCCGCTCCTCGCCGTCCTGTGGGCCACCCGCATGGTGCTGTGGGCCGCAGGCCGGCCGACCGACGTCGACGACACCTGGCGGCTGCTGCTCTGGGCGCCGCTCGGGCTCGTCGTCGGCTACGTCTCGCTGGCGCTCTTCATCCTGCTGGTCGTCCGCACCGCCGGCCTGTGGATCCGGCCCGGTGTGCATCCGGTGAGGTCCTTCGTCGGCCTCGGTGTGTGGACGACGATCCGGGTGCTCGACGACGCCCGCACCTGGCTCTTCCCGCTCTACGCCTCCAGCCTGACGCCGGTCTGGCTGCGACTGCTCGGAGCGAGGATCGGCAAGGACGTCGAGGCCTCGACCGTGCTGATGATCCCCAGCCTCACCCAGGTCAACGACCTCGCCTTCCTCGCCGACGACACCCTGATCGGTGGTTACGAGCTCGGCGGCGGCTGGATCCGCGTCGAGCGGGTCAAGATCGGCAAGCGTGCCTTCGTCGGCAACTCCGGCATGGCGGCGCCGGGCCGCAAGGTGCCCAAGGCCTCGCTCGTCGCGGTCCTCTCGGCGGCGCCCAACCGCAAGCACGTCACCAAGGGCGTCAGCTACCTCGGCAGTCCGCCGGCCCCCCTGCGCCGCACCGCGGAGGAGCAGCCCTCAGAACGCACCTACCGGCCCACCACGGTGCTGCGCACCGCACGGGCGGTGATCGAGCTCTGCCGGCTCATCCCCGCGGTGATCGGCATCGCCCTCTACGGCGTCGTCGTGATCGACCTGCTGCAGCTCTGGTCCTCGACGCACTGGTGGGTCGCCGTACTCCTGGCCGGACCGACGCTGTGGCTCGCCGGCATCGTCGGTGCCCTGATCGCCGTCGCCGCCAAGTGGGCGCTGGTCGGCCGACTCAAGCCCGGCGGCCACCCCCTGTGGAGCTCCTTCGTGTGGCGCAACGAGCTCGCCGACACCTTCATCGAGGTCGTCGCAGCACCGTGGTTCGCCAACCACGTCACGGGTTCGCCGCTGCTCACCACGTGGTTCCGCGCCCTCGGCGCCCACATCGGCAAGGGCGTCTGGTGTGAGTCCTACTGGCTCCCCGAGACCGACCTCGTCACCCTCGGCGACGGCGCAACCGTCAACGCCGGCACCGTCGTGCAGACCCACCTCTTCCACGACCGCCTTCTCGCCCTGGACACCGTGACCCTCAAGCGCGGTGCGACGCTCGGCCCCAACAGCGTGATCCTTCCCGCAGCCACCCTCGGGCGGCACGCGACCGTCGGTCCGGTCTCGCTCGTCATGCGTGGGGAGTCAGTGCCGGACAAGACCGCGTGGATCGGGAACCCCATCGGTCCGTGGGCCCTGTGA
- the truA gene encoding tRNA pseudouridine(38-40) synthase TruA, whose product MRIRIDFAYDGTDFSGWAMQPGLRTVQGELQAALAQALRLEEAWVTVAGRTDAGVHARGQVCHVDVDEPVLVQAAGRSPQTPVDALTRRLNGILPPDIRIHRSSEAPAYFDARFSATWRRYAYRVADDTTSYDPLRRHHVLHWPRPLDVGLMNRAAADLVGLRDFTTFCKAREGSTAIRELRELRWEREPDGTATATVLADAFCHSMVRSLVGCLIAIGEGRKDVSWARAELEAQRRSSSIHLASPRGLVLEEVGYPPDEELEGRLLITKNRRTADEVDA is encoded by the coding sequence GTGCGGATCCGGATCGACTTCGCCTACGACGGCACCGACTTCAGCGGCTGGGCGATGCAGCCCGGTCTGCGGACCGTTCAGGGCGAGCTGCAGGCCGCGCTGGCGCAGGCGCTCCGGCTCGAGGAGGCGTGGGTCACCGTCGCGGGCCGCACGGACGCCGGCGTCCACGCGCGGGGGCAGGTCTGTCACGTCGACGTCGACGAGCCCGTCCTGGTGCAGGCTGCAGGCCGGTCGCCGCAGACGCCTGTCGATGCGCTGACGCGGCGGCTCAACGGGATCCTGCCGCCGGACATCCGCATCCATCGCAGCAGTGAGGCGCCGGCGTACTTCGACGCGCGCTTCTCCGCGACCTGGCGGCGCTACGCCTATCGCGTCGCCGACGACACGACCTCCTATGACCCGCTGCGGCGCCACCACGTGCTGCACTGGCCGCGTCCGCTCGACGTCGGCCTGATGAACCGGGCGGCGGCCGACCTCGTCGGCCTGCGCGACTTCACGACGTTCTGCAAGGCGCGTGAGGGCTCGACGGCGATCCGGGAGCTGCGCGAGCTCCGCTGGGAGCGCGAGCCCGACGGTACGGCGACCGCGACCGTTCTGGCCGACGCGTTCTGTCACTCCATGGTCCGGAGCCTGGTGGGCTGCCTGATCGCGATCGGCGAGGGGCGCAAGGACGTGAGCTGGGCCCGGGCGGAGCTGGAGGCACAGCGACGCTCGAGCTCGATCCACCTCGCCTCGCCGCGCGGTCTCGTGCTCGAGGAGGTCGGCTACCCGCCTGACGAGGAGCTCGAGGGCCGACTGCTCATCACGAAGAACCGCCGGACGGCTGATGAGGTGGACGCATGA
- a CDS encoding DUF72 domain-containing protein has protein sequence MDGVRIGTSGWTYDHWAGTFYPEDLARSKWRDFYVSRFDTVELNASFYRWPGVRPFEGWSRSLPDGFAMAFKASRWLSHGRKLRDPEGAWSDRLAAAHQALGAKAGPCLVQLPGDLPRDDERLAAFLERVPVGIPLAMELRHPSWDDDDVAEILTKHGAAFVLTHGTGLHTVKRVTGPFVYCRWHGPTSAPLYAGRYSRAELEAWADQIRAWRVDGREVWGYFDNDGSGHAPANARELLDLLDGR, from the coding sequence ATGGACGGCGTGCGCATCGGGACCAGCGGATGGACCTACGACCACTGGGCCGGCACCTTCTATCCGGAGGACCTGGCGCGGTCGAAGTGGCGGGACTTCTACGTCAGCCGCTTCGACACCGTCGAGCTCAACGCATCGTTCTACCGCTGGCCGGGTGTCCGGCCGTTCGAGGGCTGGAGCAGGTCGCTGCCCGACGGCTTCGCGATGGCGTTCAAGGCCTCGCGGTGGCTCAGCCACGGCCGCAAGCTGCGCGACCCGGAGGGCGCGTGGTCAGACCGGCTGGCGGCGGCACATCAGGCTCTCGGGGCGAAGGCCGGGCCCTGCCTGGTACAGCTGCCGGGCGACCTCCCGCGGGACGACGAGAGGCTCGCCGCGTTCCTGGAGCGGGTGCCCGTCGGCATACCCCTGGCGATGGAGCTGCGGCACCCGTCGTGGGACGACGATGACGTGGCCGAGATCCTCACCAAGCATGGGGCCGCCTTCGTCCTCACGCACGGGACGGGACTCCACACGGTGAAGCGCGTGACCGGCCCCTTCGTCTACTGCCGGTGGCACGGCCCCACGTCGGCACCCCTGTACGCCGGCCGCTACTCCCGTGCGGAGCTCGAGGCGTGGGCCGACCAGATCAGGGCATGGCGCGTCGACGGCCGCGAGGTCTGGGGCTACTTCGACAACGACGGCTCGGGTCATGCGCCGGCCAATGCACGAGAGCTGCTGGACCTGCTCGACGGACGGTAG
- a CDS encoding cytochrome P450 translates to MAVVGGLRAAARKIVLRWAMRKTSGGLPDITTLKRVPEHLTYPLRRLRVDPVPQLAEQRAIDPIHQLGDILGIKIWLVSGHEEAKVVLADMTSYSNDIRHLLGKRDQSGADGVGGLGFTDPPDHTRLRGVLTPEFTMRRLRRLDEGIEAIVEKSLDEMESAAAAGDGTVDLVDLFGFEIPFRVICDLLGMPEDVRDEFHDLGIARFDVSEGGAGAFDAASETRSFLIETVRRQRDNPGDGMIGEIIRTKGDEFDDVELGGLADGVFLGGYETSAAMLSMGAYVLTQNPEAYRLLREGTPAEVNSVVDELLRYLCPVQIAFPRFARHSHDLFGHSIGKGDVVIVSLSGANRDPAVIPNPEQFDLRNAETMHFAFGHGMHRCVGAELARMELRAALTGLARRFPDLAMATSDLDELGFRNLSIVYGLDRLPVHLHGAPVTV, encoded by the coding sequence ATGGCAGTGGTTGGGGGCCTCAGGGCAGCCGCGCGCAAGATCGTGCTGCGATGGGCGATGCGGAAGACGTCGGGCGGCCTGCCCGACATCACGACTCTCAAGAGGGTCCCCGAGCACCTCACCTACCCGCTGCGGCGCTTGCGCGTAGATCCGGTGCCGCAACTGGCCGAACAGCGGGCCATCGACCCGATCCATCAACTCGGTGACATCCTCGGTATCAAGATCTGGCTGGTCTCCGGGCATGAGGAGGCCAAGGTCGTCCTGGCCGACATGACGTCGTACTCCAACGACATCCGCCACCTCCTGGGCAAGCGCGACCAGAGCGGCGCCGACGGCGTCGGCGGCCTCGGGTTCACCGACCCGCCCGATCACACCCGCCTACGCGGCGTGCTGACTCCGGAGTTCACGATGCGTCGACTCCGTCGCCTTGACGAGGGCATCGAGGCCATCGTCGAGAAGTCCCTCGACGAGATGGAGTCCGCTGCCGCCGCCGGCGACGGCACCGTCGACCTCGTCGACCTCTTCGGCTTCGAGATCCCCTTCCGCGTCATCTGCGACCTCCTGGGCATGCCGGAGGACGTCCGCGACGAGTTCCACGATCTCGGCATCGCCCGCTTCGACGTCTCCGAGGGCGGGGCCGGCGCCTTCGACGCCGCCTCCGAGACGCGCAGCTTCCTGATCGAGACCGTACGTCGCCAGCGGGACAACCCCGGTGACGGCATGATCGGCGAGATCATCCGTACCAAGGGCGACGAGTTCGACGACGTCGAGCTCGGCGGGCTTGCCGACGGCGTCTTCCTCGGCGGCTACGAGACGTCCGCGGCGATGCTGTCCATGGGTGCCTACGTGCTGACGCAGAACCCCGAGGCGTACCGCCTGCTGCGCGAGGGCACGCCGGCGGAGGTGAACTCCGTCGTCGACGAGCTGTTGCGCTACCTCTGCCCGGTCCAGATCGCGTTCCCGCGCTTCGCGCGCCATTCCCACGACCTCTTCGGCCACTCCATCGGCAAGGGCGACGTCGTCATCGTCTCGCTCTCCGGCGCCAACCGCGACCCTGCCGTGATACCCAACCCCGAGCAGTTCGACCTGCGCAACGCCGAGACGATGCACTTCGCCTTCGGCCACGGCATGCACCGCTGCGTCGGTGCCGAACTCGCGAGGATGGAGCTCCGCGCCGCCCTCACCGGCCTCGCCCGCCGCTTCCCCGACCTGGCCATGGCGACCTCCGACCTCGATGAGCTCGGCTTCCGCAACCTGTCGATCGTCTACGGCCTGGACCGGCTGCCCGTGCACCTCCATGGCGCGCCGGTGACCGTCTGA